The Larimichthys crocea isolate SSNF chromosome XI, L_crocea_2.0, whole genome shotgun sequence genome has a segment encoding these proteins:
- the mia3 gene encoding transport and Golgi organization protein 1 homolog isoform X3: protein MAAKHFYRQGFLLLLFNFISTAALEKRFSNFKRCADEECSMLLCRGKALADFTGPDCRFLSFKASETIYVYYKLSGRRSDMWAGSVGNNFGYFPNDLLAVNHIYTEKEFEIPAEETDFVCFDTGFNAFDSYDVDLLLGSLPEENDSENKETSEDAQKETQPSEDEASDSEKQTEHHVSEDDQSASLSELEPESPFAGEEEPEAEDTPDATETEEIEVEQTPEPIFENAVSERSETKDTPVESVAKVDVVSENEPVSISEGVQIPDLKTTLGTTFDAVTTDEEITKSVTPYDYYEEDEPENVEDPPEDNTEVKAETPLLTRADVVSETEPVSMSDGVQIPELKTTLGTTFDAVTTDEEITTSVTPYDEEDSEYVENPPEDDVDIKVETPLLARADVVSENEPVSTSEGVQIPELKTTLGSTFDAVTTDEEITKSVTPYEEEEPEDVENPPEDDVKVETPLLSFSEETVNTPATDPLKKDESPPPAIQDDTPETAEEKGMWTSIGDAVFSVVTGGQMTEHDLSSEEDEDDEEEEAAEAKKDVEKLISLTPPNEPKDIEPVHQDPRTFSSVQTDSVDSDDESEGEVVGPEEALIHQVGDPAVPEAQTTDLKTADDSSEHKEEEDEDDNTGVQDLDNENETATDHDLASRKTETHQDPLTMEIQSENLHVKYDGKRVEDRLPKQIHDQLMKDIEGNNSQPSMEEPEIHEEVIMEELDDDKDPDMEEKEELLEDENALSFSQPDGTDSDKPPPETIASSPEPEYSDSVMRLSLLRDHFTEEKMERIQKLLGLKNLFKVEAMFSDLDTEFHATRRTLTGTHAQDIENALEGILEASENTILDEIEKMLDNQGTKPSYDQHMDTSSMDEETEILDDFQELAFSLRQKYSTASDSTPLATEKPSDIDQDEREINIVDEDNVNVPMAESDDNLTVTDHEEKPAETNEKEVVVLDEVHSGPDVSVEEDGGHFNKNKEGQPGFGASEEMPKIPQATLEKPLDVGRVVEVDHSQSGSLDSVESVSEMNEEEVGLFSTGIVYMGCILSMMRSKLAEWTIMVIAHLPDDWKPGETFFGCPWQAVVLTALVGVVSFTLFFWRTVLAVKKREYLVDEKRLTEQIQALKKEKNDALTKMSELQKQTERLKENQKQSKETVSCTMKKMQDLESKVSEAEKWKNKMAEEKNKYVKLLEDERGNSKQNEIRIEKLEKSNEKLQLSRKKIQEALAKTTVLLDESKIREDARNVQHKCLEKDYAALKEENKTLKVTIKSWEDKHTELNEQIKVYQKSQKELEDSVVLKDHNVEVLSELLADLDACDSQKGDTKVLANGEVAPVSFSDKKTAIKNRIKQMMDITRVQTTLTVVEEERDRFMTKLLNEEKTRKSLEEQHQELEHAIATLKSEKSHVENQFKILQQKNEIMVEMYQQKENALQQRLTKEELERRSKESMLSEVGGKAVEAEEQVKVLRQRINEMEEQMKKTEEVYKEQIKEQENKTHSNWVNARNAERALNQEKLETSKLREKLAVLTSQLNERRAPLFRPNSGQPPGPRQGDSYGPSPVSGGAPSPPIMIEGPRRPPSAPVGRRIDPYGPRPPSDPHGRYPDNKHIPGMDMMGPRSSSPANMDASGPGSFLASPIRDSPVQGLPPHDQLPPPGPHGRLPPPGPYRPPRPGPYHLPPGPPLPANGHPGMPLPGPMGGDFGPRPTNGHALQHRPMPGHVMDPRGPPPPHFRPPPPHHFGPMPPPHGVRGPMGPRPPMPPDMRFPGPRDHTSPPMNLPPGVPPHPLHGDAYAQPPPNAIQNSAGGHTGPGQDLHVKQEAPQDSARPTMVKP from the exons ATGGCAGCAAAACACTTTTACCGACAAggctttttattacttttatttaattttatctcCACGGCGGCGTTGGAAAAACGTTTCTCCAACTTTAAAAGATGCGCCGATGAGGAGTGCAGCA TGCTTCTGTGTCGAGGAAAAGCTTTGGCAGATTTCACTGGACCAGACTGTCGGTTCCTGTCTTTCAAGGCATCAGAAACTATCTATGTATACTATAAATTGTCAGGCAGAAGGTCCGACATGTGGGCCGGAAGT GTTGGAAATAACTTTGGCTATTTCCCAAATGATCTTCTTGCCGTTAACCACATTTATACGGAGAAAGAGTTTGAAATTCCAGCAGAG GAAACAGATTTCGTCTGTTTTGACACTGGATTTAATGCGTTTGACAGTTACGACGTAGATTTACTATTGGGCTCCTTACCGGAGGAGAATGATAGTGAAAATAAGGAAACATCTGAGGAcgcacagaaagaaacacagccATCAGAGGACGAGGCGTctgacagtgaaaaacaaactgaacatcatGTCTCAGAGGATGATCAAAGTGCCTCTTTATCTGAACTTGAACCTGAATCACCTtttgcaggagaagaagaaccTGAAGCAGAGGATACGCCCGATGCTactgaaacagaagaaatagAAGTTGAGCAAACTCCAGAGCCTATTTTTGAAAATGCTGTGTCAGAAAGGAGTGAAACCAAAGATACACCCGTGGAATCTGTGGCCAAAGTTGATGTTGTTTCAGAAAATGAACCAGTCTCTATTTCGGAAGGAGTGCAAATCCCTGACTTAAAAACTACCCTTGGAACAACTTTCGATGCTGTTACCACAGATGAGGAAATCACCAAGAGTGTTACCCCATATGATTATTATGAGGAGGATGAGCCTGAAAATGTGGAGGATCCTCCAGAGGATAACACTGAAGTTAAAGCAGAAACTCCATTGCTGACCAGAGCTGATGTTGTTTCCGAAACCGAACCAGTCTCTATGTCTGATGGAGTGCAAATCCCTGAGTTAAAAACCACCCTTGGAACAACTTTTGATGCTGTTACCACAGATGAAGAAATCACCACGAGTGTTACCCCATATGACGAGGAGGACAGTGAATATGTAGAGAATCCTCCTGAAGATGACGTTGATATAAAAGTAGAAACTCCGTTGCTGGCCAGAGCGGATGTTGTTTCCGAAAATGAACCAGTCTCGACATCTGAGGGAGTTCAAATCCCTGAGTTAAAAACTACCCTTGGATCAACTTTTGATGCCGTCACCACAGATGAAGAAATCACCAAGAGTGTTACCCCATATGAAGAGGAGGAGCCCGAAGATGTGGAGAATCCTCCTGAAGATGATGTCAAAGTGGAAACCCCATTGCTGTCTTTCTCTGAAGAAACTGTGAACACTCCAGCGACTGATCCCCTCAAAAAGGATGAAAGTCCTCCTCCAGCAATTCAGGACGACACACCAGAGACTGCAGAGGAGAAGGGTATGTGGACGTCAATTGGAGATGCTGTTTTTTCAGTTGTCACTGGCGGACAGATGACGGAGCACGACTTGAGttcagaggaagatgaagatgatgaggaggaagaagctgCAGAAGCAAAGAAAGACGTGGAAAAACTGATATCACTAACACCACCAAACGAACCAAAGGACATAGAGCCAGTTCATCAAGATCCACGTACGTTCAGCTCTGTGCAAACTGACTCAGTTGATAGTGATGATGAGAGTGAAGGGGAAGTTGTCGGACCTGAGGAAGCACTAATCCACCAAGTGGGAGATCCTGCCGTTCCTGAGGCTCAAACAACAGATCTTAAAACAGCAGATGACTCCTCTGAgcacaaagaggaggaggatgaagatgataATACAGGTGTACAGGATTTAGACAATGAAAACGAAACAGCGACCGATCATGACTTAGCCAGtagaaaaactgaaacacaccAGGACCCGTTGACAATGGAGATACAATCGGAGAACTTGCATGTCAAATATGATGGAAAGAGAGTAGAAGACCGTCTACCTAAACAGATACATGACCAATTAATGAAAGACATAGAAGGTAATAACAGTCAACCATCTATGGAGGAACCCGAGATTCATGAGGAAGTTATTATGGAGGAGCTGGATGACGATAAAGATCCAGacatggaggagaaagaagaattACTTGAAGACGAAAATGCACTTTCTTTCTCACAACCAGACGGCACTGACTCCGACAAACCGCCACCTGAGACAATCGCGTCGAGCCCAGAGCCAGAATACAGCGATAGCGTGATGAGGCTGTCTCTGCTTCGAGACCACTtcacagaggagaagatggagcgCATCCAAAAGCTTCTGGGCCTCAAGAATCTCTTTAAAGTGGAGGCCATGTTCTCTGACTTGGACACAGAATTCCACGCTACCCGTCGCACACTTACAGGGACGCACGCACAAGACATTGAAAATGCGCTCGAGGGCATCCTGGAAGCCTCCGAGAACACTATCCTGGACGAGATTGAGAAGATGCTGGATAACCAGGGTACAAAACCCAGTTACGACCAACATATGGACACAAGTAGTATGGATGAGGAGACTGAAATACTGGATGACTTCCAGGAGCTTGCATTCAGCCTACGACAGAAGTATTCAACAGCCAGTGACAGCACGCCTTTGGCAACAGAAAAACCATCAGATATTGACCAAG aTGAACGTGAAATAAACATTGTTGACGAAGACAACGTTAACGTCCCGATGGCTGAGAGCGATGACAACCTCACAGTAACGGATCATGAAGAAAAGCCAGCAGAAACTAATGAAAAAGAGGTAGTAGTTTTGGACGAGGTGCACAGTGGACCAGACGTCAGTGTCGAGGAGGATGGCGGacactttaataaaaacaaagaaggtCAGCCGGGCTTCGGCGCATCAGAGGAGATGCCGAAAATCCCTCAAGCCACCCTGGAGAAGCCCTTAGATGTGGGCCGTGTTGTCGAGGTTGATCACTCGCAGTCAG GATCCTTGGACTCTGTGGAGTCAGTGTCTGAAATGAACGAAGAAGAAGTGGGATTGTTCTCAACGGGAATTGTCTACATGGGCTGCATTCTTTCAATGATGAGGAGTAAACTTGCAGAGTGGACCATTATG GTTATTGCACATCTGCCAGACGACTGGAAGCCGGGGGAAACCTTCTTTGGCTGTCCTTGGCAAGCCGTTGTCCTCACTGCTTTGGTCGGAGTAGTGAgcttcaccctcttcttctggAGGACCGTGTTGGCG GTGAAGAAGAGAGAATACCTGG TGGATGAAAAACGTCTGACAGAGCAAATTCAGGCACTCAAAAAGGAGAAGAATGATGCCCTCACCAAAATGTCCGAACTCCAGAAACAG actGAACGactaaaagaaaatcaaaagcaGTCAAAGGAAACAGTCAGCTGCACAATGAAAAAGATGCAAGACCTGGAG AGTAAAGTTTCGGAggcagaaaaatggaaaaataaaatggctGAGGAAAAGAACAAATACGTAAAACTACTCGAAGACGAGAGAGGGAACTCTAAGCAAAATGAAATCAGG ATTGAGAAATTGGAGAAGTCAAATGAGaagctgcagctcagcagaAAAAAGATTCAGGAAGCTCTCGCTAAG ACTACCGTCCTGCTGGACGAGTCCAAGATTCGGGAAGACGCTCGCAACGTTCAGCACAAATGCCTCGAGAAAGATTATGCAGcgctgaaagaagaaaataaaaca CTTAAGGTTACGATAAAGAGCTGGGAGGACAAACACACGGAGCTGAACGAGCAGATTAAAGTCTATCAGAAGTCCCAGAAAGAGCTGGAGGACTCTGTGGTGCTCAAAGATCACAACGTAGAG GTGCTGTCTGAACTTCTGGCAGACCTAGACGCTTGTGATTCACAAAAAGGTGACACCAAAGTTTTAGCCAACGGAGAAGTAGCACCAG TGTCTTTTTCAGACAAGAAAACAGCCATAAAGAACAGGATCAAACAGATGATGGATATTACTCGG GTCCAGACCACCCTGACCGTGGTCGAAGAAGAGCGTGACCGCTTCATGACCAAACTGCTGAATGAAGAAAAGACTAGAAAGTCCCTGGAAG AACAACACCAGGAGCTGGAGCACGCCATCGCAACCCTGAAGAGCGAGAAGAGCCACGTGGAAAACCAGTTCAAGATCCTCCAGCAGAAAAACGAGATCATGGTGGAAATGTATCAGCAGAAGGAAAACGCTCTGCAGCA GAGGTTGACAAAGGAGGAGTTGGAGCGACGCAGCAAAGAGAGCATGCTGTCCGAGGTGGGAGGAAAAGCTGTGGAGGCCGAGGAGCAGGTCAAAGTCTTACGGCAACGCATTAACGAGATGGAGGAGCAGATGAAGAAGACTGAGGAAGTCTACAAAGAGCAG ataaaagaacaggaaaacaaaactcACTCAAACTGG GTAAATGCTCGTAACGCGGAGAGAGCTCTGAATCAAGAGAAGCTCGAAACGTCAAAGCTCCGTGAAAA GCTGGCTGTACTGACCTCCCAGCTTAATGAGCGCCGCGCTCCTCTCTTCAGACCAAACTCCGGACAGCCGCCAGGTCCTCGCCAAG GTGATTCATACGGGCCGTCTCCCGTGAGTGGGGGCGCGCCGTCCCCTCCAATAATGATCGAGGGTCCCAGGCGCCCTCCTTCTGCCCCAGTGGGGCGAAGAATCGACCCGTACG GCCCACGACCTCCATCAGACCCACACGGCCGTTACCCAGACAACAAACACATCCCCGGGATGG ACATGATGGGCCCTCGTAGCTCCTCACCTGCCAACATGGACGCATCT GGCCCTGGATCTTTCCTAGCATCTCCCATCAGGGACTCTCCAGTTCAAGGACTTCCACCCCATGACCAGCTGCCCCCTCCTGGACCCCACGGCCGCCTGCCACCGCCTGGTCCTTACAGACCACCACGACCCGGCCCCTACCACCTCCCGCCGGGTCCTCCACTACCAGCCAATGGACACCCAGGTATGCCCCTACCTGGACCAATGGGAGGAGATTTTGGACCTCGTCCCACCAACGGACACGCGTTGCAGCACAGGCCAATGCCTGGACACGTCATGGATCCTCGGGGTCCACCGCCGCCACACTtccgtcctcctccacctcatcacTTTGGACCGATGCCTCCTCCACATG GTGTCCGTGGACCGATGGGACCTCGTCCACCCATGCCTCCCGACATGCGCTTCCCAGGACCGCGTGACCACACCAGCCCACCAATGAACCTGCCTCCAGGCGTCCCTCCCCATCCTTTACACGGCGACGCTTACGCTCAGCCTCCACCCAATGCCATCCAGAACTCAGCGGGAGGTCACACCGGGCCCGGACAGGACCTGCACGTGAAGCAGGAGGCCCCTCAGGACTCAGCGAGGCCAACGATGGTCaagccttaa